In the Pedobacter cryoconitis genome, GTCTTTCCTGGTATAAAAGGTTTTTTGAAATCTCATCAATAGCTTCTCTTACTTCTGTTCCCAAAACGATTTGCAAAACACTCAGAACCAAAGAAACCAGGATCAGTACTTTTAACCAGAATACTTTAGAAATAACGACAGTTGGTTCCTTATGCAGTGATTGCGCATAGTAATGCGTGTAGACCAATATTGCCAGCATGACCAGGGCCAGCAGCATATGAACGGTCACTACCCAGGCCAGTAAATTAGTGGAAACAACAATTGATCCCAGCCAGGCCTGAAAAACTACCATAAAAAGGTTCAGTATACTTAAAACTATAATCCTTTTAGCTTTACTCTTATACGTAAATGAAAGAACGGTAACTGCAATTAATAAAAATCCTGTAGCTGCTCCGGTAAGGCGGTTAATATATTCAGTCCAGGTTTTTGCTGCATTAAATGATTCCGGAACTGTTATACTTTGATCGTGACGGATACTATCTGCCACATCTTTTTTACCCATTTTATCAAGCATAAGCGCAAAACGCTCATTCTTTTTAACCCTGCCTGCTACGTATTTATCTTTATAGTCTTTCGGAAGCTGATCTACCGATGTTGGCGGAACGTATTGGTCAAAACATTTTGGCCAGTCCGGACAACCCATACCTGAACCTGTACTTCTTACTACTGCACCAGCTAAGATGAGTACTAATGTCACTATTAAAGTAATCAGGTTTAACCGGATAAATCTCTTTTCAGATTTAGGAACCATTAGTTTGATTTTAAAAAAAATGAGGTTATCGTTCTAAGTAGATACTCAAGCAGATAACCTCATTGTATAATTTTAATAAAGGAGATTAATCCAGTATTGCTTTTTCTTTTGCTTGTTTTTCTTCCCACTCTCTCTGGATGCGCTCAGATTCTGCATTTCCTTCAAAGTCATGCGGCATGTTAGAGCTCATAGTTTGAGAATAAGGAACAGTCTGAGGAATGAAATCTGCTTCAGAACCTGGCTTACTGTAATCATATGGCCAGCGGTATACTGTAGGGATTTCTCCTGGCCAGTTACCGTGGATATGCTCAACTGGCGTAGTCCATTCTAAAGTATTAGATTCCCAAGGATTCTGTGTTGCTTTTTTACCTTTGAAAATTGAGTAGAAGAAGTTGAACAGGAATGCAATCTGTGCTAATGCGGCAACGATAGCTGCCCAGGTAACAAAGATGTTTACAGTAACCCATTTCTGCATGAATTCAAATTCAGTGAAAGCATAGTAACGACGTGGTACACCATCTAAACCTAAGAAGTGTAATGGGAAGAATACTAAGTAAGCACAGATAAATGTAATCCAGAAGTGAAGGTATCCTAATTTCTCGTTTAACATTCTTCCGAACATTTTTGGATACCAGTGGTAAACACCGGCAAGCATACCAAAGATCGCAGCAGAACCCATTACAAGGTGAAAGTGAGCTACTACGAAGTAAGTATCGTGAAGGTTGATATCCAGAGAGGCATTACCTAAGAAGATACCAGTTAAACCACCTGAGATAAAGAATGAAACCATACCAATAGCACATAACATTGCAGGTGTGAACCTGATATTACCGCGCCACAATGTAGCCAGGTAGTTGAAAGTTTTTACTGCTGAAGGAACAGCGATAATCAGGGTCGTGATCATAAATACACCACCCAATAATGGATTCATCCCTGTTACAAACATATGGTGGCCCCATACGATGAAGGAAAGAATAGTAATACCGATTAATGAATAAACCATCGCATGGTAACCAAAGATTGGTTTTCTTGAATTTACCGAGATAACCTCTGAAGAGATACCTAATGCTGGCATAATTACAATATATACCTCAGGGTGACCAAGGAACCAGAATAAATGCTGCCATAGAATTGGAGAACCACCTTCGTTAGGTAATACCTGAGTACCCATAACGATATCAGATAAATAGAAACTTGTACCGAAACTACGGTCAAAGATCAATAACACCACACCCGCAACTAAAACAGGGAATGATAAGATACCTAAAATAGCTGTTAATAAGAAAGCCCAGATAGTTAAAGGCATTTTCCAAAGATCCATACCTTTAGTACGCATGTTTAATACAGTACTTACATAGTTGATACCACCCATTAACTGAGAAGCTACAAAAAGAACCATACTGATTAACCATAGTGTCATCCCTAAACCAGAACCTGAAATAGCTTTTGGAAGCGCAGATAATGGAGGGTACACTGTCCA is a window encoding:
- a CDS encoding COX15/CtaA family protein, with the protein product MVPKSEKRFIRLNLITLIVTLVLILAGAVVRSTGSGMGCPDWPKCFDQYVPPTSVDQLPKDYKDKYVAGRVKKNERFALMLDKMGKKDVADSIRHDQSITVPESFNAAKTWTEYINRLTGAATGFLLIAVTVLSFTYKSKAKRIIVLSILNLFMVVFQAWLGSIVVSTNLLAWVVTVHMLLALVMLAILVYTHYYAQSLHKEPTVVISKVFWLKVLILVSLVLSVLQIVLGTEVREAIDEISKNLLYQERHTWIGKIGDIFSYHRDLAIFVVVLNAFIYQFVMNKFGGKATELKLGNSIVLVLMVQIASGLLLASFALPPAAQVIHLVFSTVLFTLQFYLYLLVYRTSTYNQ
- a CDS encoding cytochrome c oxidase subunit I encodes the protein MSTITLHDTHNNDHHDGHDHGHHEQSFISKYIFSQDHKMIAKQFLITGIVMAVIAMGLSILFRLQLAWPDKSFPILETFLGRWAEGGRIKPDFYLALVTIHGTIMVFFVLTAGLSGTFSNLLIPLQLGVRDMASPFMNMLSYWLFFIACIVMMSSFFIETGPASAGWTVYPPLSALPKAISGSGLGMTLWLISMVLFVASQLMGGINYVSTVLNMRTKGMDLWKMPLTIWAFLLTAILGILSFPVLVAGVVLLIFDRSFGTSFYLSDIVMGTQVLPNEGGSPILWQHLFWFLGHPEVYIVIMPALGISSEVISVNSRKPIFGYHAMVYSLIGITILSFIVWGHHMFVTGMNPLLGGVFMITTLIIAVPSAVKTFNYLATLWRGNIRFTPAMLCAIGMVSFFISGGLTGIFLGNASLDINLHDTYFVVAHFHLVMGSAAIFGMLAGVYHWYPKMFGRMLNEKLGYLHFWITFICAYLVFFPLHFLGLDGVPRRYYAFTEFEFMQKWVTVNIFVTWAAIVAALAQIAFLFNFFYSIFKGKKATQNPWESNTLEWTTPVEHIHGNWPGEIPTVYRWPYDYSKPGSEADFIPQTVPYSQTMSSNMPHDFEGNAESERIQREWEEKQAKEKAILD